One region of Gottschalkia purinilytica genomic DNA includes:
- the rpoZ gene encoding DNA-directed RNA polymerase subunit omega yields MLYPSINELLDKVDSRYTLVMMVSKRARQLVDGREALIESSSTKPVTVAVEEIADDKITYSRLDTTEEE; encoded by the coding sequence ATGTTATATCCTTCAATAAATGAGTTATTAGATAAAGTAGATAGCAGATATACTCTTGTTATGATGGTGTCTAAAAGAGCTAGACAGCTTGTTGATGGAAGAGAAGCTCTTATCGAATCTTCTTCTACAAAACCTGTAACAGTAGCTGTTGAAGAAATTGCAGATGATAAGATAACTTATTCAAGACTTGATACAACGGAAGAGGAATAA
- the coaBC gene encoding bifunctional phosphopantothenoylcysteine decarboxylase/phosphopantothenate--cysteine ligase CoaBC yields MLKDKSIVLGVTGGIAVYKAVDVVSRLKKLGADVNVIMTNSATKFVTPLTFQSLSQNYVVTDMFEEPKTWDIEHISLASKADLFLVAPATANIIGKVANGIADDMLSTTIMATQAKVVFVPAMNTNMYNNPVFKKNVEELKKLGYEFIEPGYGRLACGVYGQGKMAEPIDIVDYVVNKFTKKDLEGKKVIVTAGPTIEPLDPVRYMTNHSSGKMGYAIANEAKERGADVVLVTGPTNLQDPSGVKLIKVNTTTEMFNAIEKEFNDCDVLIKAAAPLDYRPVKVSDKKIKKDDDNMNIEFTRNVDIALHFGKTKKDNQILVGFAAETNDLIENAKKKIITKNLDFIVANDVTQSETGFKVDNNTVTIIDKNGEINNYPTMKKEEVSELIINKVVSYF; encoded by the coding sequence TTGCTTAAAGATAAAAGCATAGTTTTAGGAGTAACAGGAGGAATAGCTGTATATAAGGCAGTAGATGTGGTGAGTAGACTTAAAAAGCTTGGTGCTGATGTAAATGTTATAATGACTAATTCAGCTACTAAGTTTGTTACGCCACTTACGTTTCAATCTTTATCACAAAACTATGTTGTTACAGATATGTTTGAAGAACCAAAAACATGGGATATAGAACATATATCATTAGCCAGTAAAGCAGACTTATTTTTAGTAGCACCTGCTACTGCTAATATCATAGGTAAAGTAGCTAATGGCATAGCTGATGATATGCTGTCAACTACTATCATGGCTACTCAAGCTAAAGTAGTATTTGTACCTGCTATGAATACTAATATGTATAATAACCCTGTATTTAAAAAAAATGTTGAAGAACTAAAGAAACTTGGATACGAGTTTATAGAACCAGGATACGGCAGATTGGCTTGTGGAGTATATGGTCAAGGAAAAATGGCAGAACCGATTGACATTGTTGATTATGTTGTAAATAAATTTACTAAAAAAGATTTAGAAGGTAAGAAAGTAATAGTTACAGCTGGACCTACTATAGAACCTTTAGATCCAGTAAGATATATGACTAATCATTCAAGTGGAAAAATGGGATATGCTATAGCTAATGAAGCTAAAGAAAGAGGAGCGGATGTTGTTCTAGTAACAGGTCCTACTAATTTACAAGATCCTAGTGGCGTTAAATTAATAAAAGTGAATACAACCACAGAAATGTTTAATGCAATTGAAAAAGAATTTAATGATTGTGATGTATTAATAAAAGCAGCAGCTCCTTTAGACTATAGACCTGTGAAGGTTAGTGATAAAAAAATAAAAAAAGATGATGATAATATGAATATAGAATTTACTAGAAATGTTGATATAGCTTTACACTTTGGTAAAACTAAAAAAGATAATCAAATATTAGTTGGATTTGCGGCTGAAACAAATGATTTAATAGAAAATGCTAAGAAAAAAATTATTACGAAAAACTTAGACTTTATAGTTGCAAATGATGTTACACAAAGTGAAACAGGATTTAAAGTAGATAATAATACTGTTACTATCATTGATAAAAATGGAGAGATAAATAACTATCCTACTATGAAAAAAGAAGAAGTATCTGAGTTAATAATAAACAAAGTTGTAAGTTACTTTTAA